The following proteins are encoded in a genomic region of Oceanisphaera profunda:
- a CDS encoding DUF2788 domain-containing protein, with product MSLEQIELLETWGLKFFFIAIFLLIGLAIQDVLKRGNVPKFGRYIVWAVLFLGCSGFIAKGIIEAFWEGAGVG from the coding sequence ATGTCATTAGAACAAATAGAGCTTTTGGAAACTTGGGGTCTCAAGTTTTTCTTTATCGCCATCTTTCTCTTGATTGGCCTGGCAATTCAAGATGTTCTCAAACGTGGCAATGTGCCTAAGTTTGGTCGTTATATTGTGTGGGCCGTGCTGTTTTTGGGTTGTTCCGGCTTTATTGCCAAAGGCATCATTGAAGCTTTCTGGGAAGGAGCCGGTGTAGGTTAG
- a CDS encoding YciK family oxidoreductase codes for MLDYHAAPDLLANKVILITGAGDGIGRQAALHYGAHGATVILLGKTVKKLEAVYDELLAQGSPEPAIIPLDLNGATKNHYQDLAETLKQQFGRLDGVLFNASHLSVLGPFEMIGEDEWDQVMQVNLKSQFLLTQALLPLLKATPDSSIVYTSSGVGKQGRAYWGSYAISKFATEGMMQVLADELSNSSVRANCINPGATRTDMRSRAYPGEDPMSLRTAAEIMPLYLYLMGKDSLTVNGQSLDAQPDKVQRKA; via the coding sequence ATGCTCGATTATCATGCAGCCCCGGATTTACTCGCCAATAAAGTCATTTTGATTACTGGCGCAGGCGATGGCATTGGTCGCCAAGCGGCCCTTCATTATGGTGCCCACGGCGCCACCGTAATACTGCTCGGCAAAACGGTGAAAAAACTGGAAGCGGTTTACGATGAACTGCTCGCTCAAGGTAGCCCAGAGCCAGCCATTATTCCGCTGGATTTAAATGGCGCTACTAAAAATCATTATCAAGACTTGGCAGAAACCCTAAAGCAGCAATTTGGTCGCTTAGATGGGGTGCTATTTAATGCTAGTCATCTGAGCGTATTGGGCCCGTTTGAAATGATCGGCGAAGATGAGTGGGATCAGGTGATGCAGGTTAACCTAAAGTCACAGTTTTTACTGACTCAAGCGTTATTGCCCTTGTTAAAAGCCACGCCCGACTCATCCATTGTTTACACCAGCTCAGGCGTGGGTAAACAAGGTCGTGCTTATTGGGGCAGTTATGCAATTTCAAAATTTGCCACCGAAGGCATGATGCAAGTGCTGGCCGATGAGCTAAGCAACAGCTCAGTGCGCGCCAACTGCATTAATCCCGGCGCCACGCGCACCGATATGCGCTCTCGTGCTTATCCGGGTGAAGATCCGATGAGCTTGCGCACCGCCGCTGAGATTATGCCGCTGTACTTGTATTTGATGGGCAAAGACAGCCTCACCGTCAACGGCCAATCCCTCGATGCCCAACCTGATAAAGTACAACGTAAAGCCTAA
- a CDS encoding MalY/PatB family protein gives MFDFDQQIDRRPTRALKWLKYEGTDILPMWVADTEFKAPPAVIEALAKRVEHGIFGYSRPSPQLTELIIQRMSDRYNWKIEADWLVYMPGVVPALNLACETFTEPNSNIITVKPIYYPFLHAPGFHGRKAAYVDMVEVDGRWLLDLAQLEEQAKHSDLFLLCNPHNPGGTIYTEAELLAINEIAARHNVIVCSDEIHCDLLLDEGKPHIPYAALNEDAANRSVILMAPSKTFNIAGLCCSFAIIPNPELRQRFTRAARGIMADVNLLGFVAAEAAYQDGDDWLSAQLVYLRQNRDLLVERLNQVPGVKVLSPEATYLAWIDISGLDLEDPIGFFEQAGVGVSSGGQFGGSDFIRLNFGCSRAMLEEALDRMISAINDR, from the coding sequence GTGTTTGATTTTGATCAGCAGATAGACCGTCGCCCAACGCGCGCCTTAAAATGGCTTAAATACGAAGGCACAGACATTTTGCCCATGTGGGTCGCAGATACTGAGTTTAAGGCGCCACCGGCAGTCATAGAGGCCCTCGCTAAGCGGGTTGAGCATGGCATCTTTGGTTATAGCCGCCCTAGCCCACAATTAACTGAGCTTATCATCCAGCGCATGAGCGATCGCTATAACTGGAAAATTGAAGCTGACTGGCTAGTTTATATGCCAGGTGTAGTGCCAGCGCTGAATTTAGCCTGTGAAACTTTTACTGAGCCTAACAGTAATATCATTACCGTTAAGCCGATTTACTATCCATTTTTACACGCACCAGGCTTTCACGGCCGCAAAGCCGCTTATGTAGACATGGTAGAAGTTGATGGCCGTTGGTTACTGGATTTAGCGCAGTTAGAAGAGCAAGCCAAGCACAGCGACTTATTTTTACTGTGTAATCCCCATAATCCGGGCGGCACTATTTATACCGAAGCAGAACTGCTGGCCATTAATGAAATTGCCGCGCGTCACAACGTGATTGTGTGCTCTGATGAAATTCACTGTGACTTGTTGCTCGACGAAGGTAAACCGCATATTCCGTATGCCGCCCTAAACGAGGATGCGGCTAATCGCAGTGTGATTTTAATGGCACCAAGCAAGACCTTTAACATTGCCGGTCTGTGCTGCTCATTTGCCATTATTCCTAATCCTGAATTGCGCCAGCGTTTCACTCGCGCAGCGCGCGGCATTATGGCCGATGTGAACTTATTGGGCTTTGTGGCCGCCGAAGCCGCCTATCAAGACGGTGACGATTGGTTGAGCGCCCAGTTGGTCTATTTACGCCAAAACCGCGACCTGCTGGTAGAGCGTCTAAATCAAGTGCCGGGCGTTAAAGTGTTATCACCAGAAGCCACTTACTTGGCCTGGATTGATATCAGTGGCTTAGATCTTGAAGATCCGATTGGCTTTTTTGAACAAGCGGGAGTGGGCGTCTCCTCGGGCGGCCAGTTTGGTGGCAGTGACTTTATTCGTTTGAACTTTGGCTGCAGCCGGGCCATGTTAGAAGAAGCCTTAGATCGCATGATTAGCGCCATTAACGATCGTTAA
- a CDS encoding LysR family transcriptional regulator, which yields MYRPKSTLEQWRIFQAVVDHGGYAQAAEILNKSQSSLNHAVAKLQQGLGIALLEVKGRKAYLTPEGEVFLRRSRQLTQGIEELELLADVLASGWESLLRIVVEASLPRQPLYQALSDFSQRSRGCRIHLIEAQPAGCQAVITKQAADMVFASQTYAGVTCLPLLTTVYVPVCAPEHPLTGLNEVTAYDLDSELELVLAEGKEAEQGWERAKQRWVINHLHDTLSLLRRGVGFAWLPLEVVTPLLEARLLIRLPMANQALRKRFTHLILPHATPPGPAASLLLTLIRQHYTAA from the coding sequence ATGTATCGTCCTAAGAGTACGCTAGAGCAGTGGCGCATTTTTCAAGCCGTGGTCGATCATGGCGGTTATGCCCAAGCCGCCGAGATACTGAACAAAAGTCAGTCTTCGCTCAATCATGCGGTGGCCAAGCTGCAACAAGGCTTAGGCATTGCCCTGCTTGAAGTAAAAGGGCGTAAAGCCTATCTCACCCCAGAAGGTGAGGTGTTTTTACGCCGCTCACGCCAATTAACACAAGGCATAGAAGAGTTAGAGCTGCTTGCGGATGTGCTAGCCAGCGGCTGGGAGTCTTTGCTGCGCATAGTGGTGGAAGCCTCACTGCCGCGCCAACCTTTGTACCAAGCGTTAAGTGATTTCTCCCAGCGCTCTCGCGGTTGTCGTATTCATTTAATTGAAGCCCAACCCGCCGGTTGTCAGGCGGTGATCACCAAGCAAGCCGCCGACATGGTATTTGCCAGCCAGACTTATGCGGGTGTGACCTGTTTACCCTTATTGACCACGGTTTATGTGCCGGTGTGTGCGCCTGAGCACCCGCTGACTGGGCTTAATGAGGTCACCGCTTACGATTTAGACTCGGAGCTGGAGCTAGTACTGGCCGAAGGCAAAGAGGCAGAACAAGGCTGGGAGCGCGCCAAGCAGCGCTGGGTGATCAATCACTTACACGATACGCTGTCTTTATTACGCCGCGGGGTGGGCTTTGCCTGGCTACCATTAGAAGTGGTCACGCCGTTATTGGAAGCTCGATTACTGATACGGTTACCGATGGCGAACCAAGCGTTACGCAAACGCTTTACCCACCTTATTTTACCGCACGCCACCCCACCAGGTCCTGCGGCCAGCCTACTGCTAACCTTGATCCGCCAGCATTACACTGCCGCCTAA
- a CDS encoding succinylglutamate desuccinylase has protein sequence MNTRLLNDFLTLSRANPDGLAPFSAPLASGGRIEVWDSGVLCVEPAPTVKGAKNEAAHKDIVISCGIHGNETAPIEMCERLLADIVSGRLVCAQRLLLIFGNLEAMNLAVREVEDNLNRLFCGQHGQQLESNGTLANKAGANKAVINKAVVKKTAVNKERVRAAKLEQYMARFYQARSGAKRLHYDLHTAIRPSKYEQFAVYPYMASHTYSRDLLAFLAAADINTLLLSHAPAPTFSCFSAQQFGAQSLTIELGKVMPFGQNEMGRLDRLQQCLTAELSEPSWQPPHFALTDLRVFQVCQEITKHSTQFCFHFSDDVANFSGFSPDALLATDGDRQWRVAEQEEAVVFPNAQVALGHRAALMAVVTELTDKMLC, from the coding sequence ATGAATACCCGCCTGCTTAATGACTTTTTAACACTTAGTCGCGCTAATCCCGATGGTTTAGCGCCCTTTAGTGCACCGCTCGCCAGTGGAGGACGTATTGAAGTGTGGGACAGCGGCGTACTCTGTGTGGAGCCCGCACCTACAGTTAAGGGGGCTAAGAATGAAGCGGCGCATAAAGATATCGTTATCTCTTGTGGCATTCACGGCAATGAAACAGCGCCCATCGAAATGTGTGAACGGCTGTTGGCCGACATTGTCAGTGGTCGATTAGTCTGCGCGCAGCGCTTATTACTTATTTTTGGCAATTTAGAGGCCATGAATTTAGCGGTGCGAGAAGTGGAAGATAATCTCAATCGACTTTTTTGTGGTCAGCATGGCCAACAGCTTGAGAGTAACGGGACTCTGGCCAATAAAGCAGGGGCAAATAAAGCTGTCATAAATAAAGCGGTCGTAAAAAAAACTGCGGTGAATAAAGAACGAGTGCGAGCGGCCAAGCTTGAACAGTATATGGCGCGTTTTTATCAGGCTCGCAGCGGCGCTAAACGGCTGCACTATGACTTACACACTGCGATCCGCCCTTCAAAGTATGAACAGTTTGCCGTGTATCCTTATATGGCATCTCACACCTATTCCCGTGACTTATTGGCTTTTTTAGCTGCGGCCGACATTAACACCTTATTACTGTCACATGCGCCGGCGCCTACCTTCAGCTGCTTCAGTGCTCAGCAGTTTGGTGCGCAGTCTTTAACGATAGAGCTCGGCAAGGTAATGCCCTTTGGCCAGAACGAGATGGGGCGCTTAGACCGATTGCAGCAATGCTTAACCGCAGAGCTCAGTGAGCCTAGTTGGCAGCCACCTCACTTCGCTTTAACAGATCTTCGCGTGTTTCAAGTGTGCCAAGAAATCACGAAGCACAGTACACAATTTTGTTTTCATTTTTCCGACGATGTAGCTAACTTTAGCGGATTTTCACCCGATGCTTTGTTAGCAACAGACGGAGATCGCCAGTGGCGTGTGGCGGAACAAGAGGAAGCCGTCGTGTTTCCCAATGCGCAGGTGGCACTCGGCCATAGAGCAGCGTTAATGGCGGTAGTTACTGAATTAACTGATAAAATGTTGTGTTAA
- the ybfE gene encoding LexA regulated protein, with translation MAKQDADRTTLDLFADERRPGRPKTNPLPREAQLKFNKRNQLKRDRARGLSRIELKVDQAMLHKLNVLAAELQLSRAELIQTLLSQQLKLYDSQ, from the coding sequence ATGGCAAAGCAAGACGCAGACAGAACCACGCTGGACTTATTTGCCGATGAGCGCCGACCGGGCAGGCCCAAGACTAATCCTTTGCCCCGCGAAGCACAGCTCAAGTTCAATAAGCGTAATCAGCTTAAGCGCGACCGAGCACGAGGTTTAAGCCGTATCGAGCTAAAAGTCGATCAGGCAATGCTTCATAAATTAAATGTATTGGCCGCCGAGCTTCAGCTAAGCCGGGCCGAATTGATCCAAACTTTACTGTCACAGCAGCTAAAGCTGTACGACAGTCAGTAG
- the pgm gene encoding phosphoglucomutase (alpha-D-glucose-1,6-bisphosphate-dependent) has protein sequence MSTHPRAGLRANPDELINVPRLMAAYYQLTPDVSLVEQKVAFGTSGHRGCALDVSFNEAHIHAICQAISEYRHLQELTGPLYLGMDTHALSEAAWGSALEVLTANGIEVRIQTERGYTPTPVISHAILNHNRAHPHDLADGIVITPSHNPPRDGGIKYNGADGGPASSDATGWIQDRANQLISAKGEGIRRQSIRQALSQAVEFDYIEHYVAELGDVIDMAAIKKAGIRIGIDPLGGAGLAYWPYIAARYGLDITVVNPSQDPTFAFMTLDHDGKIRMDCSSPYSMANLLALKDDFDISCGNDPDYDRHGIVDSQGLMNPNHYLAVCIHYLFTHRAEWPASLAVGKTLVSSSMIDRVAAQLGRRLMEVPVGFKWYVQDLLAGKLGFVGEESAGASFLRKNGEVWSTDKDGFIPSLLAAEILAVTGLTPHAYYANLVEQLGEPVYKRVDAPASLAQKQVLASLNPDVIEAQTLAGDTIIARLTTAPGNGAAIGGLKVVTEQGWFAARPSGTEQVYKIYAESFRGAEHLDLLIAEAQALVNAAFAKAGV, from the coding sequence ATGAGCACACACCCCAGAGCGGGCCTGCGCGCCAATCCGGACGAACTTATTAATGTGCCGCGTTTAATGGCGGCGTATTACCAATTAACACCCGATGTCAGTCTTGTGGAGCAAAAGGTTGCTTTTGGCACCTCAGGTCACAGAGGCTGTGCGCTGGATGTGAGCTTTAACGAAGCCCATATTCACGCCATTTGCCAAGCCATTAGTGAGTATCGCCACTTACAAGAGCTGACTGGCCCCTTATATTTAGGCATGGATACCCATGCTTTGTCTGAGGCCGCGTGGGGTTCGGCGTTGGAGGTGCTCACTGCTAATGGTATAGAAGTGAGAATTCAAACGGAGCGCGGCTATACGCCGACGCCGGTGATTTCTCACGCCATTTTAAATCATAACCGCGCCCATCCTCACGACTTGGCCGACGGTATCGTGATCACGCCTTCGCATAATCCGCCCCGCGACGGTGGCATTAAATACAACGGTGCCGATGGTGGTCCTGCTTCCAGTGACGCCACCGGTTGGATCCAAGACCGAGCCAATCAGTTAATTTCGGCCAAAGGTGAGGGCATTCGTCGCCAATCAATCCGCCAAGCTTTATCCCAAGCGGTGGAATTTGATTATATCGAGCATTACGTGGCCGAATTAGGCGACGTTATCGACATGGCGGCCATCAAAAAGGCCGGCATTCGTATCGGTATTGACCCTTTAGGTGGCGCAGGCTTGGCCTATTGGCCGTATATCGCCGCGCGTTACGGGCTCGATATTACCGTAGTTAACCCCAGCCAAGATCCGACTTTTGCTTTTATGACCCTTGATCATGACGGTAAAATTCGCATGGATTGCTCAAGCCCTTACAGCATGGCTAATCTGTTGGCACTTAAAGATGACTTCGATATCAGTTGTGGCAATGACCCAGATTATGACCGTCACGGTATCGTTGATAGCCAAGGCTTAATGAACCCCAACCATTATTTGGCGGTGTGCATTCATTATTTGTTTACCCATAGAGCTGAGTGGCCCGCAAGCCTTGCCGTGGGTAAGACGTTAGTCTCGTCTTCCATGATTGACCGAGTAGCCGCACAACTGGGCCGCCGCTTAATGGAAGTGCCGGTAGGCTTTAAATGGTATGTGCAAGATTTATTGGCCGGCAAGCTGGGCTTTGTTGGTGAAGAAAGTGCCGGTGCGTCATTTTTACGTAAAAATGGTGAAGTGTGGAGTACTGATAAAGACGGTTTTATTCCCTCTTTATTGGCCGCTGAGATCTTAGCCGTGACCGGTCTTACGCCTCATGCTTATTACGCCAACTTAGTCGAGCAATTAGGTGAGCCGGTATATAAACGGGTGGATGCGCCTGCCAGCTTGGCGCAAAAGCAGGTTTTGGCCAGCCTTAATCCGGATGTGATTGAAGCACAAACCTTAGCCGGAGATACTATTATTGCGCGTTTAACCACGGCGCCAGGTAACGGAGCTGCCATTGGCGGCTTAAAAGTGGTCACCGAGCAAGGCTGGTTTGCCGCTCGCCCCAGTGGTACCGAGCAAGTATATAAAATTTACGCTGAAAGTTTTCGCGGTGCCGAGCATTTAGACTTGTTGATTGCCGAAGCCCAAGCGCTGGTTAATGCCGCGTTTGCCAAGGCCGGCGTGTAG
- the seqA gene encoding replication initiation negative regulator SeqA, which produces MKTIEVDEELYRYIASNTRHIGESASDILRRLLKIESVAAQHLSPTALPSIAEPKDQAKAEPELLLGQGIEQMLKGEELKSQESAIDRFMHILSVLYQENPTAFAQANDIKGRKRIYFADDEAALLASGNTTKPKAIAGSPYWVITNTNTGRKRNIVAQLMAAMGYAHGLIERVSHSI; this is translated from the coding sequence ATGAAAACCATAGAGGTAGATGAAGAGCTTTACCGTTACATTGCCAGTAATACACGCCATATTGGTGAAAGTGCTTCGGATATATTACGGCGCTTGCTGAAAATAGAGTCGGTGGCGGCCCAGCACCTGTCACCAACAGCTCTGCCATCAATAGCTGAGCCGAAAGATCAGGCTAAAGCCGAGCCTGAACTCTTGCTGGGGCAGGGCATAGAGCAAATGCTAAAGGGTGAAGAACTGAAGTCTCAAGAGTCGGCTATTGATCGCTTTATGCATATTTTATCGGTCTTGTACCAAGAAAACCCGACTGCGTTTGCACAGGCAAATGACATTAAGGGGCGTAAGCGAATTTATTTTGCCGACGACGAAGCGGCGTTGCTGGCCAGTGGCAATACCACCAAGCCTAAAGCCATTGCCGGTAGCCCTTATTGGGTGATCACCAATACCAACACCGGACGCAAGCGCAATATAGTGGCGCAGCTGATGGCGGCCATGGGGTATGCACACGGCTTAATTGAGCGGGTATCGCACAGTATTTAA
- the astB gene encoding N-succinylarginine dihydrolase produces MALQAPQRDKALSFEANFDGLVGPTHNYAGLSYGNIASQGSAQASSNPKQAALQGLQKMKSLSDLGLIQGVLAPQERPDVHTLRQLGFSGTDAQVLDKAYRENPALLAACSSASSMWTANAATVSPSADTQDNRVHFTPANLNNKFHRAIEHPVTGRILSRIFNNDEYFCHHPALPSQDAFGDEGAANHTRLCTDYHQPGLELFVYGRSAFNPHLPAPQRYPARQTLEASRAVARLHGLSEHNTLFIAQNPAIIDQGVFHNDVIAVGNQNVLFFHESAFLDSKATLAAIQAKLPSSGVKNTELANNELYFIEVSEADVPLADAISSYLFNTQIVTISPGHMVIIAPLECAHTPSVSAYLDKLLSLNTPIKDVYFMDVKQSMRNGGGPACLRLRVALNQAELAATNPACLLDEVLFTRLNSWVETHYRDRLSVSDLRDPNLLQESRSALDELSQILNLGSVYEFQR; encoded by the coding sequence ATGGCACTGCAAGCGCCACAGAGAGACAAAGCACTGTCATTTGAAGCCAATTTTGATGGCTTAGTGGGCCCCACTCACAACTACGCGGGCCTGTCTTACGGCAATATTGCCTCACAAGGTAGCGCACAAGCGAGCTCAAATCCAAAACAAGCCGCGCTACAAGGCTTACAAAAGATGAAGAGCTTAAGCGATTTAGGCTTAATTCAAGGAGTATTAGCGCCTCAAGAGCGCCCCGATGTGCATACCCTGCGCCAGCTTGGTTTTAGCGGCACTGACGCTCAAGTGCTAGACAAGGCCTATCGCGAAAACCCAGCATTATTGGCCGCTTGTAGCTCCGCCTCCAGCATGTGGACCGCCAATGCGGCCACCGTATCCCCCAGCGCCGACACTCAAGATAATCGGGTGCACTTTACGCCCGCGAATCTTAATAATAAGTTTCATCGCGCCATTGAACATCCCGTTACCGGTCGTATCTTGAGTCGGATATTTAATAATGATGAGTATTTTTGTCATCATCCTGCGCTACCCAGCCAAGACGCATTTGGCGATGAAGGAGCCGCTAATCACACTCGGCTGTGTACTGATTATCACCAACCGGGACTTGAGCTGTTTGTATATGGGCGCAGCGCCTTTAATCCGCACTTACCCGCGCCCCAACGCTATCCGGCACGCCAAACGCTGGAAGCTTCGCGAGCCGTGGCTCGATTGCACGGTTTGAGCGAACACAACACGCTGTTTATTGCCCAAAACCCGGCCATTATCGACCAAGGGGTGTTTCATAATGATGTGATTGCGGTGGGCAATCAAAACGTGCTGTTTTTTCATGAGTCGGCGTTTTTAGACAGTAAAGCTACGCTGGCCGCCATTCAAGCCAAGTTGCCAAGCTCTGGGGTAAAGAACACTGAGTTAGCAAACAATGAACTCTATTTTATTGAAGTCAGTGAAGCAGATGTGCCACTGGCAGATGCCATCAGCAGCTATTTATTTAATACCCAAATTGTGACCATAAGCCCCGGTCATATGGTGATTATTGCACCGTTAGAATGCGCCCACACGCCCAGCGTTAGCGCTTATCTGGATAAGCTACTCAGCCTTAATACGCCTATTAAAGACGTGTACTTTATGGACGTAAAACAAAGCATGCGCAATGGCGGTGGCCCCGCTTGCTTACGGCTGCGGGTAGCACTAAATCAAGCGGAATTAGCGGCCACTAACCCCGCCTGTTTACTGGACGAGGTGCTCTTTACGCGACTCAATAGCTGGGTTGAAACACATTATCGGGACCGATTAAGCGTCAGTGATTTGCGCGATCCCAACTTGTTGCAGGAATCACGCAGCGCGCTGGATGAGCTCAGCCAAATTCTAAACTTGGGCAGCGTGTATGAGTTTCAGCGGTGA
- a CDS encoding HPP family protein: MHFKHRLRDATLAGLAAFTAVIVLSYLKNWTHFMVLSAPLGATLVLLLLLPSAPLSRPKHVILGHLLTTVLSVIGLKFIPDPMIGLAVCFGLSFTLMVLTDTLHPPAGANPILIYLADPELVPLDFILPTLFGTLFMVGFASVYHYIFTHRRYPFGPKVPKASKVNEAVSSAEPNTANAVSPSAESRIKESS; encoded by the coding sequence ATGCATTTTAAACATCGACTGCGCGATGCAACGCTCGCCGGACTCGCCGCGTTCACCGCCGTAATCGTGCTGAGCTATCTGAAAAACTGGACCCACTTTATGGTGCTCAGTGCCCCCCTAGGCGCCACCTTAGTGCTGTTGTTGTTACTGCCGTCAGCGCCGCTTTCTCGACCTAAACACGTGATTTTAGGGCATCTGTTAACCACAGTGCTGTCTGTGATTGGCTTAAAATTTATTCCCGATCCCATGATTGGTTTAGCCGTTTGCTTTGGCTTAAGTTTTACCTTAATGGTGCTAACTGACACTCTGCATCCGCCCGCTGGTGCCAACCCTATTTTGATTTACTTAGCGGATCCTGAGTTAGTGCCGCTGGACTTTATCTTGCCTACTCTGTTCGGCACCTTATTTATGGTCGGCTTTGCCAGTGTCTATCACTACATTTTTACTCATAGACGCTACCCTTTTGGCCCCAAGGTGCCCAAAGCCAGCAAGGTAAACGAAGCAGTAAGTTCGGCTGAACCGAACACTGCAAACGCAGTTAGCCCTAGCGCAGAAAGCCGCATTAAAGAGTCTTCATAA
- the sohB gene encoding protease SohB: MLDFFYHYGLFAAKTLTFVLAIGFVIALITTAATKQKRGANRLVLEDVSADLRQQSQQLQLACALNDHERKQLKQQFKAVAKADKKASDDKARLYVLDFNGSMDAHEVSGLSREITGLLQLAKAGDDVLVRLESGGGVVHGYGLGAAELARIKAHGLHLTVAVDKVAASGGYMMACVAERIIAAPFAIVGSIGVVAQMPNFNKFLKNKDIDVELHTAGAYKRTLTLFGENDDAGRAKFQEELEVIHHRFKDFIAVNRPALALEKVATGEHWLGTDALELGLVDELSTSSEYLLSQSDNKRVIRLHYQPKKNLKEKLTQAVELGISRAVLKFISAAQRPFS, encoded by the coding sequence ATGTTAGATTTTTTTTACCATTATGGTCTGTTTGCCGCTAAAACCCTGACCTTTGTACTGGCCATAGGCTTTGTTATTGCCTTAATTACTACTGCTGCGACCAAACAAAAGCGCGGTGCTAATCGGCTGGTGCTGGAAGATGTGAGCGCCGACTTACGCCAACAAAGCCAACAATTACAACTAGCTTGTGCGCTTAATGATCATGAGCGCAAGCAGTTAAAACAACAATTTAAAGCCGTGGCTAAGGCCGACAAGAAAGCCAGTGATGATAAAGCACGTCTCTATGTGTTGGATTTTAATGGCAGCATGGACGCTCATGAAGTGAGTGGCTTAAGCCGAGAGATCACCGGCTTATTGCAATTGGCCAAGGCGGGCGATGACGTACTGGTACGTTTGGAGTCTGGTGGCGGCGTGGTACACGGTTATGGCTTAGGCGCGGCCGAGCTGGCTCGCATTAAGGCGCACGGTCTGCACTTAACGGTCGCGGTAGATAAAGTGGCTGCCAGTGGCGGTTATATGATGGCCTGTGTGGCCGAGCGAATTATTGCCGCACCTTTTGCCATCGTCGGCTCCATTGGCGTGGTGGCCCAAATGCCTAACTTTAATAAATTTTTGAAAAATAAAGACATAGACGTAGAGCTGCACACGGCGGGCGCCTACAAGCGTACCTTGACGTTATTTGGTGAAAATGACGATGCGGGTCGCGCTAAGTTTCAAGAAGAGCTGGAAGTGATCCATCATAGATTTAAAGACTTTATCGCCGTGAATCGCCCCGCACTGGCACTGGAAAAAGTCGCCACCGGCGAGCACTGGTTGGGCACAGATGCCCTTGAGTTAGGCTTGGTGGATGAATTGTCGACCAGCAGTGAGTACTTGCTCAGCCAAAGCGACAATAAGCGGGTGATCCGCCTGCATTATCAGCCGAAGAAAAATCTCAAAGAAAAGCTCACCCAAGCGGTAGAACTCGGTATCAGCCGTGCGGTACTAAAATTCATCTCCGCCGCCCAACGCCCGTTTAGTTAA
- a CDS encoding alpha/beta fold hydrolase, protein MQLNFRRQGQGQTVILIHGLFGNLDNLNGLAKALAEHYDVVSVDVRNHGLSPRSAQMNYQLMAQDILTLIEQLEICQPRLVGHSMGGKIAMMTAGLAPDLIAGIVVADMAPVAYTQARHTEVFAGLTAVAAADCANRKEADVILAQHIQLPGVRQFLLKSFVPKTTDAGESGSWRFNVPALLEQYPHIMSWPGVEPAYLGPVLFIKGGESDYLLPEYQAEVVAQFPRATAKVIPDTGHWLHAEQPQLFNRLVMDFLGKVS, encoded by the coding sequence ATGCAACTGAATTTTCGTCGCCAAGGACAAGGCCAAACAGTGATCCTCATCCACGGTTTATTTGGCAACTTGGATAACTTAAATGGCCTCGCAAAAGCCTTGGCTGAGCACTATGACGTGGTGAGCGTCGATGTACGTAATCACGGGCTCTCACCACGCAGTGCACAGATGAATTATCAGCTGATGGCTCAAGATATATTGACATTAATTGAGCAACTTGAGATCTGCCAGCCAAGGCTTGTCGGTCATTCTATGGGCGGGAAAATAGCCATGATGACCGCAGGTCTCGCCCCGGATCTTATCGCCGGCATTGTGGTTGCTGATATGGCGCCTGTGGCTTATACCCAAGCCCGTCACACCGAGGTATTCGCCGGTTTAACGGCGGTGGCCGCGGCGGATTGTGCCAATCGAAAAGAGGCAGATGTCATATTAGCCCAACACATACAGCTGCCAGGTGTCCGCCAATTCTTGCTGAAATCATTTGTGCCCAAGACCACGGATGCCGGTGAATCAGGCAGTTGGCGCTTTAATGTCCCCGCCCTGCTTGAGCAGTATCCACATATTATGAGCTGGCCTGGGGTTGAACCGGCCTACCTTGGGCCCGTGCTCTTTATTAAAGGTGGCGAGTCCGATTACTTACTGCCTGAGTATCAAGCAGAAGTCGTCGCGCAATTTCCACGGGCAACAGCGAAAGTGATCCCAGATACCGGCCATTGGCTACATGCAGAACAGCCCCAATTGTTTAACCGTTTGGTGATGGATTTCTTAGGCAAGGTCAGTTAA